The Geobacter metallireducens GS-15 region GTCGGGTGAAGACCCTGAACGCGCTCATTCTTGAGGGGGAGGAGATCGCCGTGGTGGACCCCACCGACCGGGTGCGGACCGCCTTCCACGGCACGGCGCGACTCACCTTCCACGATACCTTTGTGGAGGCCCTCCAGAGCGGCGCCAAGGGTTTTGTCTTCGTCACCAACCGACGGCTCCCCCCCCAGGCCCAGGCGGACAGCCTCCTCATCCTGCGCCCCCGCAACCTGGCCCTCGGCATCGGCTGCAACAGCGGCACCGGGGCCGAGGAAATAGCAGCGGTGGTGGGCGCCCAGATGAAGCGCCTCTTCCTCTCCCTGAAGAGCGTCGCCTGCATCGGGAGCGCCGTGGCCAAGCAGGACGAGGCAGGGCTTCTGGCCTTTGCCCGGGAGCACGGCCTCCCCCTTCGCTTCTTCGAGAGTGGGGAGCTGAACAGCGTCACCGTGCCGTCACCCCCCTCGGCCCACGCCCTGGAGGCCATCGGCGCCACCGGCGTTGCCGAGCCGGCTGCGGTGCTGGCATCCAACGGCGGGCGGCTCCTGCTGAAAAAGATCAAGAGCGGCAACGTGACGCTCGCCATCGCTGAAATACCGTAAGCTATCAAGAATCCAGAATTCAGAAGCCAGAATTCAGAAGAAAAGCACGGTCTTTTCATGATGTCTACTTCTGTATTCTGACTCCTGACTCCTTCATTTGAGGTTAACCATGTCCAAGCTCTACGTCGTCGGCATCGGTCCCGGCGACCTCGACCATATGACCTTCCAGGCCAACGAGGCCCTTGACGCCGCCGATGTGGTGGTGGGGTACAAGACCTACCTGGACCTGATCGCCCCTCTCATCGCCGGCAAGGAGATTATCTCCTCCGGAATGATGAAGGAGGTGGAGCGCTGCCGCGAAGCCTTGGACCTGGCCGCCTCGGGGAAGACGGTGGCCCTGGTCTCCAGCGGCGACGCCGGCATCTACGGCATGGCGGGGCTCGCCCTGGAGCTGGCGGCGGAGTTGGTCGCCCCCCCCGAGATCGTAGTGGTTCCCGGCGTTTCGGCCGTGCAGGCGGCTGCAGCGGTCCTCGGCGCTCCCCTTATGCATGATTTCACCGTCATCTCCCTCTCGGATCTCCTGACCCCGTGGGACCTCATCGAACGGCGGCTTGTGGCCGCCGCCACGGCCGATTTCGTCGTAGCCCTCTACAACCCCCGGAGCAAGGGGCGGGTGCAGCAGATCGAGGAGGCCCGGCAGATCCTCCTGTCTGCCCGGCCGGCCGATACCCCGGTGGGGATCGTCCGCAACGCCTTGCGGGAGGGGGAGGAGCGGATCGTCACCACCCTCGGAAGGATGCTCGACCACCCCATCGATATGTTCTCTCTGGTCATCGTGGGGAACT contains the following coding sequences:
- a CDS encoding cobalt-precorrin 5A hydrolase; the protein is MRIAIIAITRNGARLGTQLRDGLGSAELYVLQKFAGQAGTGAVPFAGELKGLVAELWPAFDGFVFIMATGIVVRMVAPHLVAKDLDPAVVVMDDAGKFAVSLLSGHLGGANELACRCAFVTGAREVITTATDANNLPSFDMLAKEEGWAIDDLCRVKTLNALILEGEEIAVVDPTDRVRTAFHGTARLTFHDTFVEALQSGAKGFVFVTNRRLPPQAQADSLLILRPRNLALGIGCNSGTGAEEIAAVVGAQMKRLFLSLKSVACIGSAVAKQDEAGLLAFAREHGLPLRFFESGELNSVTVPSPPSAHALEAIGATGVAEPAAVLASNGGRLLLKKIKSGNVTLAIAEIP